The segment ATACATGGAAATTCAAATTGGTTCACACACCGATTCGCGTGCGTCGGCTGTTTATAACCTGAGGTTGTCAAACAAACGTGCCGCATCAGCATTAGAATACCTGGTACAAAATGGAATAGAGCGAAAAAGGCTGCGTTCTATAGGTTATGGCGAAACCAAACCTTTGATTATCTGCCCTAAAAATGACTGTACCGAAGCAGAGCATGCCACAAATCGTAGATGTACATTTATGATTTTGAAATAGGAGTTAGTTGTTGTTAAATATTTGAATTTTTTGAAAAATGCACACTTGATCGGGGTGCATTTTTTTTGTCAACTATTCATTGCGAATCTGTATTTTTGTATGACTCAATTAAAAACTATGAACAAGCTTCTTCCTTTTGTATTCTTATTCGTTATTTCAAATCTAACCGCACAGCAACGACCAAAATTGGTAGTTGGTATTGTGGTTGACCAAATGAAAACGGAATACCTGTATCGCTTTCAAAGTGATTTTTCCGAAAACGGTTTTAAACGATTGATGAATGATGGTTTTACGTTTTACAATATGCATTACAATTATATGCCAACTTATACCGCGCCGGGACACGCTTCAATCTACACAGGAACAACACCGGCGATGCACGGAATCGTGAGTAACGAATGGTATAGCAGAAGCGCAGGAAAAGAAGTCTATTGTACCGATGACGCTTCGGTTAAAACGCTTGGCGATGGCACCAAAGAAGAAGGAGAAATGTCGCCTAAAAATTTGCAAACGACAACAATTACAGATGAGCTTCGTTTAACAACCAACTTCAAAGGGAAGGTAATTGGCATCAGCATGAAAGACAGAGGTGCGATTCTTCCTGCCGGGCATTTTGCCAATTGGGCATTTTGGTACAGCAAAACGGGAAGCTTTATTTCGAGTACTTTTTATGGTTCAACAATGCCGGATTGGGCAACCGAATTCAATGCACAAAAAGGTTATATGAAATATATTAACCAAGGCTGGGATTTATTAAAACCAATCGCAACTTATGATGAAAGTCTGGATGATGATAATCCATATGAAGGCAAATTATACAAAGTAGACAAACCTGTTTTTCCATACGATTTAAAAGCAATGCTCGAAAAAAACAACCCAAGTATTTTGCGAGCAGTGCCTTTCGGAAATGATTATGTTGCCGACTTTGCCAAAACAGCCATCGAAAAAGAATCGTTAGGAAAAGACAACGTTACCGATTTTTTAGCGGTTAGTTTTTCTTCTACTGATTATGTTGGACACATTCTTGGTCCGCGTTCAATCGAATTGCAGGACACCTATTTGCGTTTGGATTTGACCATTGCTGACTTGCTGACATATTTGGATAAGACTGTCGGAAAAGGAAATTATTTGGTTTTCCTGACAGCCGATCACGCCGGAGCTGAAAATGCACAATTCCTAAAGGATAGCAAATACGATGTTACCAATCTTGTTGGCAAGGAACTCGATAAAAATCTGGAGAAATTTTCAACGGATACTTTTGGCGAAAATTTAGTGTTGCATTACGATAGCTTTAATCTGTTTTTTAATAAAGAAAAAATCAAAGCTAAAAATTTAGATTTAGTTACCGTGAAAAAGGCATTTAAAGACTTTTTAATGACGCAAAACTATGTAAAACGCGTTTATACCGAAGAAGAGATTTTAGCCAATTCAGGAGCCGATTATCATTTGAATTGTATTGCAAAAGGCTATGATGTAACTCAAAATGGCGACATGATTGTTTTGGATAAACCGGGTTATATTGAATACGGACCAACCGGAACTTCACACGGAACGACCTATAGTTATGATACGCATGTGCCGTTGTTGTTTTATGGCTGGAAAATCCCAAAAGGCGAAAGCCACGAGAAAAAAGTAATCACTCAGATTGCACCAACCTTATCTCAAAAACTAAAAATCACACTTCCCAACGGAACAGAATCACAAGTATTAACTGAGATTTTGGATAAATAGTTTCATCATTTTTTCATTCACACTAAAGGTCTAAAATTCTAAAATTAAGGATGAGTACGTTTGTAATTAGTAAAAGATACAACGGTGATTATAAGTTTGTTTTTGCCTCCAGAAAAGGGAAAACAATTTTTACCAGTATCGCCTGTAAACATAAATCGGATTGTGAAAGCATGATTTTAGCAATCAAAGAAAACATGGCATTGTTTGCTTTTACAAAAGTCAGAAAGGCATCTAACAAGTATTTTTTTAGGTTATCTAAAGACGGTTTGGTCTTGGCTAATAGCCGAAAATTTTCAACAGAGCTTATGTTGCAAAAAGGAATTGATGAAATTATTACTTATGCCCATAAAGCTGAAATACTGGACTTTTCAGAAAATGACTTTGCCTTTTCTGACGATAGCGCTGTTTTTGAAGAAGGAGCGCAATAGTTACATACTTTCCCCAAACGTCAATAAATTGTGGTCTGGATCAAGTAGCGAAAATTCTTTTTGTCCCCAAGGTTTGGCTTCTAAATAGCCATTGGGATGAATACGTACTTTTCTGTCCAATAAGTTTTGGTAAAAATTATCAATTCCATCAACCCGAATATAAACCTGTCCATAGTTTTCGGTTTGATCAAGTGCTGCAAATTCAAAAAAGTGAATCTGGATGTTGTCTTTTTGAACCATAAGATAACCATCATGATCAGCGCTTCCAAATAGCCGGAAACCCAATTGGTTTACATAATAGTCAAGCGTAACGGCTTTATTGCGCATGGGAAGTTTTGGATTGATTTGTGTAAGCATAATAATTAATTTGATTATCCGAACTATCGGGTTAACGGTTTGGCACTATTCGCTTTTGTCTTATTCTTTCAATTCTTTTAGTGACTAAATTAGTTAAGAATAGAGAAAACCCTACCGTTAGTATTGATAAAGTTATTCCCAATAGACTACCGGTGATTGGAATATTCAGAGACTTTAGTATAGTAAATAGCAATATATGAGAGATATAAATCGGATAGGATAATTCGCCTATGTAGGCATCCTTTTTCCAGTTTTTTGTTAAAATGAAAACAAAGGGTAAGGTAATGAAGAATCCAAATAAATAGAGTTTGTCTTTATGTGGTATGGGTAGAAAACTATGAAAAAGCGTAGCTCCAATAACGGAAAGCCAAATGAGTTGCAGATAGATTTTTTTTATTGATAGCGTATCTAATTTTTTGTATGCATGATAAGAAACAATTCCCAAAAGGAAAAAAACCAATTCAGTTGGAAAAAAACGATAGGTCCATGGATCGTTTTTCAGGTTAAAATGGTAGTATAAGACAGCTCTAAGAAGCAACGAAAGGAGGATTAACGGAATGATGATGTTGAGTTTTCTTCGTACAAGAAACGGGGCAATAATGTAAAAAGCTATTTCAACTCCGATAGTCCATGCTTGTGGAACCATTAAAAAATTATAAAGTGCAGGAGTATGACGATGAAAATTAGAAGTAAAAAAGAGATTTCCGCTGGCAGTATCTAATGATAAAAACATAACAGTATCCTGCAAAAAAAGGAATAGATTGGTAAACACAAAATAAATAAAACTACCAATACTCATAACGTTCCAATAGTCCGCATAGTAACTAAAACTACCTAAATCATTTCCTTTCGAATAAATTGATACAACGACAGAGTATAGAATAGTTAAAAGTAGTACAGTCCAATATATTGGGAACAATCGCAAAAGCCTGTTCGATATGAATAATTTGTATGAGCTGTTTTTCCCTACGTATTTTTCATTAAGGATTAAAGTCATATAAAATCCTGAAATGATATAAAAAGCCTGAACAGCTAGTGCTCCACCAACAAGTTGAAATCCAAAAATTGAACTGGAATGTCCAAGCACCACTGTTATTGCCAAAAGAAATCTTAATAAACCCATGTCTTTTATGGTAAAAGTATTGTCACGGTACTAATATACAACTCTACAAAGATTATAGGTAAAACTATTTTACCAAGAGTTATTATTGTATTGCGATTTTGAAAGGTCATTATTTACCAATAACCAACGGAACAGTATAAAGCACCCTGACAATTTGATCCTTCACTTTTCCGGGATTCCACTTTGGCAGGTTTTCTAATATCCGAATTAATTCCTTGGCTTTATCAGCATCAACGCCACGAAGGATTTTCACATCGCTAAGCGAACCATCTTTTTCTATTACAAATATGGCATATACTTTTCCTTTTACTTCTGCGGGATATGTTTTTAAGTAGCTTTCATTTACAAGCGATTTTAATTTATCCAATCCACCCGGAAATTCAGGTTTTGTATTAAGTCCGGCAACGTTGTAAATATTATTGTCCTCGACCTTTTCGGCAGTTTGTGAAAAGTTAGCAATGGAATAAAATAGAAGAAGTAATGTGATTATTTTTTTCATGGGATGTTTAGTGCTTTTGTAGTTGTTTCTAATTAATTACTATCAAAATTTTGTTGTTGCTGAATATCAATTTGGGTTTGCATGTTTTGTTGATCAATTATTGTTTGATTTAATACGTTTTGTTGATGAATTTGATCAAGATGCTGCTGATTAATTAATGATTGATTTTGTATATCAGAACTGTCATCAGTTACGCTCCTTTTTTTCGATGGATTGATACTTCTATATATTGCAATTACCACAAATAGTATGATAAATAAGTAGATGATAAAATTTTCCATTTTTTCTTTTTTAGTTTAGATGTCGCGGATTTATAATCCGTGCTAAATTCTCAGTTATGTAATGTATGGAATGCAATTCCGTGCTAACGGGTAGCAGTATTTATTTATTATTTTCAACAACTTTTTTTATTTTCTCTGTCCATTCATCTTTAAAGAACTCATGATTCTCAAAAACCTCATTTAATTTCTCAAGATTTTCTTTTAGTCTTGTTTCATAAAATGAGTTCAGTTTCTCGGTAAACAAATCTTTCATTTCTTCTGATATTTCAGAAATTTCTATTCGTTTGCGTATAATGTTAAAAGAGTCAACAATCAAAATGATTTGACCAGATTCATAAAAAGATTTAAATGATTTTATTTGTCTTTCAAGAATTCTGTAATCTTGTTCTCTTATAATCCTGATGCAGAATTCATTAAAACCATCAAATCCCACGTACTTATGCTCAACCTTATCTATTTTTATTCTATGATAAAAGCTACCAAACTCATTTTCAAGCTGGTTAAGTAACATTAAAATTATGTCACTTTCATTTTTAAGTTTTTGCTCAACGTTCGATTCAGTTTGTCTAGTTAATGCAAGATAAAGTAGGATGGAAGAGATTATTCCAATTACTGGTGCAGTAATTCCGCCGATTGAGCTACCAATGCCGTTTTCTTTGGATAAATTAAAAGAATCAATAAAGGCGGGCAGATTAAATAGTAAGACACTTAAAAAACAAACTACAATCATTATGATTGAGAATACAAGTATTTGAATATTGCTTTTGTTTTTCACCTTGTTCGTGTTAATATTGCTGCCAACTCATTTATATCAGCAAGTCACATTTACAAAATCTAATTTACTAAAAAAACCACGCTACATATAATTCTCACAATAAAACTTACAAACAATAAAAAAATCCCGCCGAAGCAGGATTATATTTATAAGTCAACCAAAATCTGATTTTGCAATAAATCATCAAAGGTTTCGCGTTCTCTGATTAAATGTCCTTTGCCATTTTTCCATAAGACTTCGGCAGGTTTAAAGCGCGAATTATAGTTAGACGCCATCGAGAAACAATACGCACCGGCATTTCTGAAACAAAGTATATCGCCTTCGTGGATTTCGGCAATTCTTCGGTTGTTGGCAAACGTATCGGTTTCACAGATATAACCCACAACGGTGTAAAAACGCTCTTTGCCTTTTGGCTTGGAAATGTTTTCTATATAATGTTGTGAACCATAAAACATCGGACGAATCAAGTGATTGAAGCCACTGTCAATTCCCGCAAAAACAGTCGATGTGGTTTGTTTTACAACATTTACTTTTGCCAAAAAGAAACCTGCTTCGCTTACCAAGAATTTTCCCGGTTCAAAAGCCAATGTGAGTTCGCTGCCATATTCTTTTTCAAATGCCAGAAAACGTTTGGTTAGTTTTTTACCCAATTCTTCTACATTGGTTTCGATATCGTCTTTTTTATAAGGCACTTTAAATCCGGAACCAAAATCAAGGAATTCTAAATTTTTAAATTGTTTGGCGACATCAAATAAAATTTCCGAAGCATACAAAAACACTTCAATATCCAAAATGTCTGAACCTGTATGCATATGAATTCCGTTGATGTTCATCTTGGTATTTTCAACGATACGCAGCACATGTGGAATCTGATAAATGGAAATCCCAAATTTACTATCAATATGACCTACAGAAATATTCTCGTTTCCACCAGCCATCACATGAGGATTGATACGAATGCAAACCGGAACTTTTGGATGTTTGGCACCAAAATGCTCCAAAATAGAAAGGTTGTCAATATTGATTTGAACGCCCATTGCAGCAACTTCTTCAATCTCTTCAAAGGAAACGCCGTTTGGCGTAAAAATGATTCGGTCAGGAGTAAAACCTGCATGCAAACCCAGTCGCACTTCCTGAATGGAAACGGTATCCAATCCCGAACCCAAATTCTTGAGCAGCTTTAAAATTGAAATATTCGACAAGGCTTTCATCGCATAATTGATGCGAAGTTTTTCTACTTTGAAAGCATTGGTTAAACGCTTGTACTGAAATTCAATTTTCTCGGCATCGTAAACATATAACGGATTTCCGAATTGTTCTGCTAAGTCAAGTAATTCTTTGGGTTGCATGATTTTAATTTTAAGGCAAATATAGTTTATGATGTCAGTAATGACAATAGTTTTATGATTTTATGCAGATTTTGATTTGATTACAAGTTTGGTAAATCGCCATTTCCTTTGGTTGGTAAATTGGTGTAGCCCATCAAATAATTATCAACTTCTCTTGCGGCTTCACGTCCTTCAGAAATAGCCCAAACGATTAAAGATTGTCCGCGTCGCATATCACCGGCAGTAAAAATATTCTGGATATTGGTTTGATAGTTTTTGGCTTTGTAATTGTTTCTGGCATCAATCTCAATTCCTAGTTGATCGCTCAAAGTCTTTTCTGGACCGGTAAAACCAAGTGCCAATAAAGCCAATTCGCAAGGCCATATTTTTTCGGAACCTTCTTTTTCAATGAGTTCAGGGCGTTGTCCCGGAGTCATTTTCCAAGCCACTTCAACCGTTTTTAATCCGGTTAATTCTCCTTTGTCATTAGAAATAAATTCTTTGGTGTTGATAAGCCAGTTTCTATCGCAGCCTTCTTCGTGTGAAGAAGATGTTTTTAATTGCAAAGGCCAAAATGGCCATGGCGTTGTTTCGCTTCTGTATTCCGGTGGTTTTGGTAAAATTTCAAAATTCGTCACCGATTTTGCACCTTGTCTGTTAGAGGTACCAACACAGTCAGAACCCGTGTCTCCACCGCCAATAACAATAACGTTTTTACCTTTTGCAGTTATTTGATTTGGAATAGTTTCTCCGTACAATGCTTTGGTTTGTTGTGTCAAAAAAGTCATGGCCTGTACAACACCTTTGCTTTCAATGCCTCTGGTTGGCAAACTTCTTTTATCGGTTGCGCCGCCACATAAAACGACTGCGTCAAACGAATTGAGTTGTTTTATGCTATAATTTACGCCCACATTGACATTGGTTTTAAACACAATTCCTTCGGCTTCAAGAATAGCGATGCGTCTGTCGATGATGGCTTTTTCTAATTTAAAATTTGGAATGCCATAACGAAGCAAACCGCCAATAGCATTGTCTCTTTCGAAAACGGTAACCAAATGACCGGCACGGTTTAATTGCTGTGCTGCTGCCAATCCGGCCGGACCGGAACCAATTACGGCTACGGTTTTTCCGGTTCTGATTTGAGGTGGTTGTGGTTTTATCCAACCTTCGGCAAAACCTCTTTCCACTATGTTTTTTTCAATATTTTCAATAGCTACAGGTTCGCTGATAATGCCTAACACACATGATTTTTCGCATGGTGCCGGACATAATCTTCCTGTAAATTCAGGGAAATTATTTGTTGATTGTAAAATTTCTAAAGCACTTTGCCATTCTTCCTGATGCACCATGTCATTAAAATCGGGGATTAAATTCCCCAACGGACAAGCACTGTGACAAAAGGGAATACCACAATCCATGCATCTTGAACCTTGCTCTTTTATTTTTTGCTTGGGTAACGGAATTGTAAATTCGTTATAATTTGAAACCCTTTCCTGAACAACCAAATTACTCTCGTCGGCTCTGTCGTATTCTTTAAATCCACCTAACTTTCCCATCTCAATTTGCTATTAATGCTGCTATTTGTTTTTCTTCTGATATTCTTTGCAATGCTTTTTTATAATCGGTTGGCATTACTTTGATAAAATATTTCTGCTGATTTTCCCAATCATCGAGCATCACTTTCGCCAACGGACTATTGGTGAAAAGCGAATGTCTTTTTATTAATCGTTTAAGTTGAGCCAAATCATTTTCATCCAAAGTTTCCAGCGCAACCATTTCCATATTGCACAAGCCTTTTTCAAATTCTTTTTTCTTGTCAAAAACATAGGCAACGCCACCGCTCATTCCAGCGGCAAAATTCCGTCCTGTTTTTCCTAAAACGACGACAGTTCCACCAGTCATATATTCACAACCATGATCTCCAACGCCTTCCACAACAGCAGTTGCACCTGAATTTCTAACACAAAAACGCTCACCGGCCATTCCGTTTATGTAAGCTTCTCCCGTAATTGCGCCGTATAATGCAACGTTACCAATAATGATATTCTCTTCAGGTTTGAAAGTCGCAGTAGGAGGAACTTTGATAATCAGCTTTCCGCCGGAAAGTCCTTTACCCAAATAATCATTGCAGTTACCGTGAATTTTAAACGACAAACCATTCGTAGCAAACGCCCCAAAACTTTGTCCGGCTGAACCTTCAAAATCTATTAGAATAGTGTCTTCGGGTAAACCTTGTGCGCCATATATTTTCGAAATTTCATTACTTAATATGGCACCAACAGAACGATCTGTATTTTTAATTTTGAAGTTAATTCGGGTTCTTTCTTTTCTGTAAATAGAAGGAATTGCCGCTTTTATAATTTCAAAATCGAGTACGTGTTCTAAATGATGGTCTTGCGACATTGTATTGTGATTCGGAACTACTTTAGCTTTTTCCGGTTTGTAAAGAATGGTCGATAAATCCAAACCACTAGCTTTATAATGTTTGATGGCTTTGTTGACGTTCAGTTTTTGAGATTGTCCAACCATTTCTTTTAATGTTCTAAAACCAAGTTGTGCCATTATTTCGCGCAATTCTTCAGCGATGAAATACATGAAATTAATGATGTGTTCCGGTGTTCCTTTGAAGTTTTTACGAAGTTCAGGATCTTGAGTCGCGATGCCGACAGGACACGTATTCAAATGACAGGCACGCATCATAATGCAACCCGAAGCTACTAATGGCGCCGTAGCAAAACCAAATTCTTCTGCGCCAAGCAAAGCAGCAATGGCAACATCACGACCTGTTTTTAATTGTCCGTCACATTCAAGAACGACGCGGCTTCGCAAATCATTCAGAATTAAAGTCTGTTGTGCTTCTGCCAATCCAAGTTCCCATGGAATTCCGGTGTGTTGCAATGATGTTAATGGTGCGGCACCGGTTCCACCATCGTAACCCGAAATCAGGATTACATCGGCTTTGGCTTTGGCAACACCGGCAGCAATTGTTCCTACACCAACTTCGGAAACCAATTTTACATTAACCCGTGCTTCGCGATTCGCATTTTTTAAATCAAAAATCAATTGAGATAAATCTTCAATCGAATAAATATCGTGATGTGGTGGCGGAGAAATCAGTCCAACATAAGGCGTTGAATTTCGTGTTTCAGCAATCCACGGCACTACTTTTTCGCCAGGTAATTGTCCACCTTCACCAGGTTTTGCCCCTTGTGCCATTTTGATTTGAATTTCCTTAGCGTTGGTCAAATAATTGATAGAAACGCCAAATCTTCCCGACGCTACTTGTTTAATAGCACTATTTCTGGAATCTCCGTTAAGATCTTTTTGATATCGTTTTGCATCTTCGCCACCTTCACCTGAATTGCTTTTTCCGCCAATTCTGTTCATGGCAATGGCCAAATTTTCATGTGCTTCCTGGCTAATTGAACCATAAGACATGGCTCCGGTTTTGAATTTTTTTACGATTTCTGTCCAAGGCTCTACTTCATCAATCGAAATCGGATCGTAATTGTTAAATTCAAATAAACCACGAATAGTCATGAGGTTTTCACTTTGTTCGTTGACCATTTTGGAATATTCCTTATAGCTTTCCGGACTGTTTAATCTAACCGCTTGCTGTAATTTTGCAATGGTCGTTGGATTGAACATATGTTTCTCACCATTTCTTCGCCATCTGTAAATGCCTCCAATTTCGAGTGGTAATAAATTGGATATTTCTGAATTTGGAAATGCCTTTTGGTATCTTTTTTTGACTTCTTTTTCAACTTCCATCAAACCAATTCCTTCAATTCGAGAAGGCGTATTTGGGAAATACTTTGAAGTAAAGGTTTTATTTAATCCCAGGATTTCAAAAATTTGAGCCGCTCTGTACGAATGCAAAGTTGAAATTCCAATTTTATTCATGATTTTCAGAATTCCTTTGGCAATCGCTTTGTTATAGTTTTTAATAGCGTAGTCTGCTTTTACATTGGTAATAAAACCTTGATTTACCTGCTCATGAATAATTTCGTTTACCATGTATGGATTGATGGCGCTGGCACCATAACCAAATAATAGCGCAAAATGATGCGGTTCTCTTGGCTCAGCAGATTCGATTAAAATCCCAAATTTAGAGCGTACTTTAAGAGTATTTAGTGAATGATGAATATACGAACAAGCCAATAGCATCGGAATAGGTGCCATTTTTTCGCTCACATTTCTATCTGAAAGAATTACAATATTGCAGCCTTCCGAAACCGCTTTGAAAGTGGCCTGTACACATTTTTCTAAACCGCGCTCCAAACCATTGACTCCTTTTTCAATTTCATACAAAGTTGAAATCGTAACCGATTTGAAATCGACATGATTGATGTTTCTGATTTTATCCAAATCCTCGTTGGAAATAACCGGATTTTGGATTTTTAGTTTTTTACAATGCTTTGGTTCAATATCAAATATGTTGAAATCGCCACCAATGGCAAGACTAATATCGGTGATAATTTCTTCCCGAATTCCGTCTAATGGTGGATTGGTAACCTGGGCAAATTGCTGTTTGAAGTAGTTGTATAATAATTGAGGCTGGTCTGATAAAACAGCAAGCGGCGTGTCATTTCCCATTGAGCTGATCGCTTCTGCGCCTTGTTCACCCATCGGGTTTATGATGGTTTTTAAATCTTCAATGGTGTATCCAAACAAGCGTTGTCGGGTTTCAAATGGTACCGTTTCAACCGGAATAGGATTATTAGTGTATGGTATTTTAGCCAGTTGCAACAGATTCTCGTTTAACCATTTTTTGTACGGACGTTTGGTAACTACGGCTTTTTTTACTTCGTCGTCTTCAATAATTCGGCCTTTGTTCATGTCTACGAGGAACATTTTTCCAGGCTCTAATCTTCCGTGTTGTACTACGTCTTCGGGTTTTATATCGAGTACGCCAATTTCGGATGACATAATTACAAAACCACTTTTGGTTACTGTATATCGTGACGGGCGCAAACCATTTCGGTCTAATAAAGCACCAATTACATTTCCATCGGTAAACGGAATTGAAGCTGGTCCATCCCAAGGTTCCATGATACACGAATTGTATTCATAGAATGCTTTTTTGTCTTCTGACATAGTTTGGTGTTTTTCCCAGGCTTCGGGAACAACCATCATCATGACTTCGGGTAAAGAACGACCGGTCATCAGTAACAATTCGATAACCATATCCATCGAAGCGGAATCTGATTTTCCTTCTAAAATAATAGGGAATAATTTTTTAATGTCATCACCAAAAACATCGCTTTTCATTAATTCTTCACGGGCACGCATACGGCTAATATTCCCACGAAGTGTATTGATTTCTCCGTTGTGGCACATATAGCGGAATGGTTGCGCCAATTCCCATGAAGGAAAAGTATTGGTTGAAAACCGTTGATGCACCAAGGCAAGTCGGGTAACCAAGTCGTCATCCTCTAAATCAGTGTAATAGCGACTGATATCTTCTGGCATTAAAAGCCCTTTGTATATTATGGTTGTAGTAGATAAACTGGTAAAATAGAAGCGATAGCTTTCTGAAATTTTGGAATTTATAATGACATGTTCGGCAATTTTTCTGGCGGCAAATAGTTTGGCATTGAATTGTTGTTCGGTGAGATCTAAGTCACCTTTACTCACAAATACCTGTTTGATAGTTGGTTCTTTTTCCGCGGCTATTTGGCCAAGGTTGGAAACATCTACAGGAACATCACGCCAGCCAATGATTTTTAGGTTTTGCTCGCTAATAGCATTTTCAAATGCTGTTTTACAGAAAGCAACCTGATTGACACTTTTAGGCAAAAAAACCATTCCGACCGCGTATTCTCGTGGTTCCGGAATTTCGAAAGAGCAAACTTTTTTAAAGAAATCATGAGGAATGTCAAACAGAATTCCGGCACCATCACCGGTTCTCCCATCTGCACTTACGGCACCACGATGTTCTAATTTTATTAAAATATCGAGCGCTTTGTGAATTATATCGTTGGTTTTTATTCCGTTTAAATTGCAAATAAATCCTGCGCCACAATTGTCATGCTCAAATTCGGGCAAGTAAAGGCCTTGTTCTTCGACTTTCATTATTGATAAATTTTTACTAAATTATCAAAATGATTAAATATAAAATAACAAATCTAAACAAAGTGTTAACTTTTATCAATATAATAATTAAATCGTTGTCAAATTATCGATTTGCTATTTTTT is part of the Flavobacterium sangjuense genome and harbors:
- the gltB gene encoding glutamate synthase large subunit encodes the protein MKVEEQGLYLPEFEHDNCGAGFICNLNGIKTNDIIHKALDILIKLEHRGAVSADGRTGDGAGILFDIPHDFFKKVCSFEIPEPREYAVGMVFLPKSVNQVAFCKTAFENAISEQNLKIIGWRDVPVDVSNLGQIAAEKEPTIKQVFVSKGDLDLTEQQFNAKLFAARKIAEHVIINSKISESYRFYFTSLSTTTIIYKGLLMPEDISRYYTDLEDDDLVTRLALVHQRFSTNTFPSWELAQPFRYMCHNGEINTLRGNISRMRAREELMKSDVFGDDIKKLFPIILEGKSDSASMDMVIELLLMTGRSLPEVMMMVVPEAWEKHQTMSEDKKAFYEYNSCIMEPWDGPASIPFTDGNVIGALLDRNGLRPSRYTVTKSGFVIMSSEIGVLDIKPEDVVQHGRLEPGKMFLVDMNKGRIIEDDEVKKAVVTKRPYKKWLNENLLQLAKIPYTNNPIPVETVPFETRQRLFGYTIEDLKTIINPMGEQGAEAISSMGNDTPLAVLSDQPQLLYNYFKQQFAQVTNPPLDGIREEIITDISLAIGGDFNIFDIEPKHCKKLKIQNPVISNEDLDKIRNINHVDFKSVTISTLYEIEKGVNGLERGLEKCVQATFKAVSEGCNIVILSDRNVSEKMAPIPMLLACSYIHHSLNTLKVRSKFGILIESAEPREPHHFALLFGYGASAINPYMVNEIIHEQVNQGFITNVKADYAIKNYNKAIAKGILKIMNKIGISTLHSYRAAQIFEILGLNKTFTSKYFPNTPSRIEGIGLMEVEKEVKKRYQKAFPNSEISNLLPLEIGGIYRWRRNGEKHMFNPTTIAKLQQAVRLNSPESYKEYSKMVNEQSENLMTIRGLFEFNNYDPISIDEVEPWTEIVKKFKTGAMSYGSISQEAHENLAIAMNRIGGKSNSGEGGEDAKRYQKDLNGDSRNSAIKQVASGRFGVSINYLTNAKEIQIKMAQGAKPGEGGQLPGEKVVPWIAETRNSTPYVGLISPPPHHDIYSIEDLSQLIFDLKNANREARVNVKLVSEVGVGTIAAGVAKAKADVILISGYDGGTGAAPLTSLQHTGIPWELGLAEAQQTLILNDLRSRVVLECDGQLKTGRDVAIAALLGAEEFGFATAPLVASGCIMMRACHLNTCPVGIATQDPELRKNFKGTPEHIINFMYFIAEELREIMAQLGFRTLKEMVGQSQKLNVNKAIKHYKASGLDLSTILYKPEKAKVVPNHNTMSQDHHLEHVLDFEIIKAAIPSIYRKERTRINFKIKNTDRSVGAILSNEISKIYGAQGLPEDTILIDFEGSAGQSFGAFATNGLSFKIHGNCNDYLGKGLSGGKLIIKVPPTATFKPEENIIIGNVALYGAITGEAYINGMAGERFCVRNSGATAVVEGVGDHGCEYMTGGTVVVLGKTGRNFAAGMSGGVAYVFDKKKEFEKGLCNMEMVALETLDENDLAQLKRLIKRHSLFTNSPLAKVMLDDWENQQKYFIKVMPTDYKKALQRISEEKQIAALIAN